The Streptomyces sp. NBC_00306 sequence ACGGGCGGGAACAGCGTGGTCAGGTGGTAGTCGAGATCCTCGCGGGTCGGCGGGCGCGGACCGCCGGAGCGCAGCCACTGACGGAAGGTGAGCCCCTCCGGCCGAGCCCAGGGCCCTTCGGGCGCCCGTACACACATCACGGGTGCGTCCAGCGCGTGCGCCGTCCAGGCTGCCCGCGGCTCCCGGTCCAGGGGCGGTGACAGCGGTCGTACGGCGTCCAGTTCGGCCCACACGGCCTGACGCGTGGAGCGCCAGCCGGTGTAGTGGCCCTCCCGCGCGGGGGAGTTGGCGAACGCGGCGGTCAGCACCGCGCCGAGCAGATGCGCGAGCTGCCAGCGTCTGCCGTGGCCGAGCGGTCCCGGCTCCTCGTTGCCCGCGTCCAGACACACCTGGACGGAGGCGGAGGTGCACATCATGGCGCGGCCGGCGGGGCCGGTGCGGTCGAGGAAGGCCTCCATGGCCTCGTACCGGGGTTCGTGGAGGAGCCGGCGCGGCGTCTGCCACGGGTCCAGTCCGTACCCGGCGAGGGTGAGTCCGGCCGGCCGGAGCACCGCGCGTACGGCGTCCAGATCGGCGGCGACGGAGTCGATGCACTCCGTCAGGGAGGCGGCGGGGAGCGAGCTGAGCTCCAGCTGGCCGCCCGGTTCGAAGGTCAGGAGCGAGTCGAGGTGCAGAGAGCGCACCCGGTCGTATGCCTCAATGAGGCGGTCGGCCGGGACGGGCTCATGGGGTCTGTCCTGGTCGTGTACGAGCCATTCCAGTTCCACACCCACCGTTCTGGGCGGGCCGTTCTTGAAGCAGATACATCGAAGGAGATCTTCTGCTTCTCCCTCGTCCATCGGCCGGCCGTAGTCGCCGGGATCAGGTGGGTGCATGATCCGCTCCTCCTTCGAAGGCACTCTGCCAACCTAAGGCCAGCGCCGCAGGTTCGCACAAGAGTGCCCTTGGGGCCCGTGTGGCGCACATAAACCGATTGCCCCAGCTGTCGCCGCTCACCCACGATGTGGCGCATGAGTGCACGACTGCGGGGGATCGCCAAGCACACCCAGGAGATCGTTGAAATCGGCCACTACTTCGCGTCCGACGGACGCCGTGTGGTGATCGCTCCGGACCTGGCCGCCGCCCTGGAAGGGACCCGGATGTACGGGCCCGAGAGCGTGCCCGTCACCCCGGACAGCGACCGTACGACGGTCTTCGACGTCACCGGCGAGAGCAGCACCCAGGCCGCCCAGCGCCTCACCGCGGCGGACGCCGCACCGGTCGCCGTGCTGAACTTCGCCTCGGCACGCAACCCCGGCGGCGGATTTCTGAACGGCGCCCAGGCCCAGGAGGAGGCGCTGTGCCGGGCCTCCGCCCTCTACAGCACGCTGCTGCGCGCCCCCGAGTACTACGCCCACCACCGCGCGGACCGCGATCCGTTCTACTCCGACCGGGTCATTCATTCCCCTGGCGTCCCGGTCTTCCGCGACGACCGCGGACAGCTGCTCGACGCGCCGTACACCGCCGGTTTCCTCACCTCGCCCGCACCGAACGCCGGGGTCATCACCCGTCGCACACCCGAGCAGGCCCACCGCATCCCGGCAGCCCTCGCGGCCCGCGCCGAACGGGTCCTGGAGACGGCCGTCGCGACCGGTTACCGCAGGCTCGTGCTGGGCGCCTGGGGCTGCGGAGTGTTCCGCAACGACCCGGGCGCGGTGGCGGGCGCGTTCCACGCGCTGCTCACCGCGGACGGCCGTTTCGCGGGTCACTTCGAGCACGTCGTCTTCGCGGTCCTCGACCGTACGCCGGAGGGGTCGACCCTGGAGGCCTTCCGCCGGGCCTTCGCCGGTCAGCTCCGGCCGTAGCGCCGGGCCTTTGCCAGTAGCTCCAGCCGTAGCGCCGGGCCCCTGCCGGTAGCTCCAGCCGTGGCGCCGGGCCCCTGCCGGTAGCTCCAGGTCAGCTCCAGCCGTAGCGCTCCCGCAGCCGCGCGACGACCGCATCGAACCGCGGCCGCGGCAGCGCGCAGGCCTCACGGCGCATACCGCTCTCGTGGACGCGCAGCACACGGTCGAGGTCGACCCACGACTCCCGGCCCGCGCTGTCCCACGGGCCGACGCCGATCGGCACCCACTCGCGGTCGTGGTCGTGCCGCCTGCTGGAGAGCTGCACGGCGAGCAGTGTGCCGGCGGGCTCCCGGGCCACGACGAGCACCGGGCGGTCCTTGCCGCGACCGTCGTTCTCCTCGAACGGCACCCAGGTCCACACGATCTCGCCGGGGTCCGGGTCACCGTCGCGGTCCGGCGCGTACGACGTGCGGACCGGGCCCACCTCTGCGGGGTCGGCCTCGGTCGTCGCGCCCGGGCCGCTGCGGCCGGGCCGGGCGAGGTCGTCGGAGGAGTCGGAGGAACCGCGGAAGATCGTCACGCGCCCACGGTAGAGTCTCGCCGGTCCGGGGGTCCCTGGTGGGTGCGGCAGCTGCGCGAGCGCGCGACGAAGGCGCGTCGCCCGGAGCCGCGCGGACCTGCTGCCCGCGCCGGCCCGACACAGGGAACCCGAGTACGCCGCGTGTCAGACCCAGCCGTCCAGCGCCGCCATGAAGCCGTCGAAGTCGTCGCGGTGGATGGTGTGCCCGGCCCCGGGGACCGTCCGCACCTCGAAGCCGCGCGCGGTGAGCAGCTCCGCCCGCTCGGCGGGTACGAGGAAGCTCGGGTCCGCGAGCATGACGAGCGACGGTACGACGGGCTCGGCCGGCAGCAGATCCGTGCCGGCGAGGCCGGCCAGACCGTAGGCCGTCCCCTCCTCCCAGACCCGCAGGGTCTCCAGCTCGATACCGACGTCCACCTCGTCCCAGCGGGGACCGGCGGCCCGGATCTGCTCCCGTGTCAGCGTCTTGGCCTGTGCGAAGAGGTCGGGACGGTACCCGTCGTCGCCGTCCGGCAGATGCCAGGCGGGATCCGCGTACACGGCTCGTTCCGGCGCCAGCTGCCGTACCGCCCTCGACAGGGCCAGACCGCCGAGCGAGTGACCCATGGCCACCTCCGCGCCGGTGGGCAGCGTCTCCACGAGGTCGTCCGCGTGGTCCTGGAGCGTGTAGCGCTCCGCTCGGCCGCTGGCACCGTGACCGCGCAGATCGACGGCGAGCACGCGGTAGCCGCGCGCGGCGAGTGCGGGGCCGACCCGCCGCCAGGTGCGGTGGTCGGCCATGATGCCGTGGACGAGCAGCGCGAGACGGTCGCCCGTCCCCCAGGTCGTGGTGTGGAGCTGCACAGTGATGCCTTTCCGGTGCGGGGCGGTGGGCAGTCGAAGGGGGTGCATGCGTCGAACTGGTGCAACGGATCGGGTGGTTCATGCCGGGGCGGAGCGCTGTGGTCGAGAACAGCCCGGCGGTACGGCGGCTTCCCGATCCGGGGCCGGGCATGGATCGGGCTCCGGCCGCCGAGGACGGACCGAGCCGATGCGGCGGCCGCGGGGCCGGTTCCCCGCCACCCGCGTCCGACGCCGGCCTCGAACCTGTGCGGCGGCTGCCACCGGGCCGACCCGAGCCGACGCGGACCCGCGGCGATTTGCGACCGCGGGACCGGTCCCGCGGAGACGGACCGAGGGCCGCGAGCTGCGCCGACCGCGTCGCTCCGGCACCCGACGCCGAGCCGATCCGCGGTCGCAGGCCGGCCCCGTGCCGCCCCGGCACTCGGCGCCGGACCCGAGCCGATCCGCGTCCGACGCCGGACCGCACCGATCCGCGACCGCAGGGCCGCACCGATCCGCGACCGCAGGGCCGGTCGCGTGTCGGCCCGGCACGCGACGCCGGACGCGCGAACCGGCCGTCGGGACACGGGAGTTCGGGCCGAAGATCAGACCGAACTCGGCCACGTTCCGGGGCGGATGGATCTCCCCGACGGGCAGCCCGTGGCGAACCGCCGGGAAGCCGCCCGAGAGCGCTTACATCGCGCTGCTCGTCGCGACCCGCCGCGATCAAGGGCTTCCCGCGGATTTCCGCGGTCCGGTTTCGAGGGGTTTGCGGAGCCGCACGGCCGATACCGGCCGCAGAGCCGGCGGAGCCGGGAGTCCGTGCGGCCACACTGCCCTCCGGACGAGGTGACGAAGCGGGGGTGCCGACCGAGGATGGCGCGTGTCACTGACGCGTGTAAACCCTTTCTGGCGCTCGTTTCCGGCCATCCACCGGACGGCGTTCGGTGCCGTTCTGGAAGGATGCCGAGGGCGATGAGCCAGACACCCAAGCAGTCCGCAGAACGCCCCGTTCCCACCAGCGCCGATGTCGCCCGGCTGGCCGGAGTTTCCCGGGCCACCGTCTCGTACGTGCTCAACAACACCTCGGCCGTGCGCATCAGTGAGCCCACCCGCCGACGTGTCCGTGAGGCCGCCGAAGAACTCGGATACGTCCCCCACGCCGCCGCCCGCAGTCTGCGCGCCGGGCACACCCGCATGGTGCTGCTGCCGACCGCTCACGTCCCCGTCGGGCCCCTCTACAGCCAGTTCTTCAACGAACTCCAGTGGGCACTGCGCCGACTCGACTACACGGTCGTTCAGTACGGCAGCCTCGGACTCGAGGGCGACGAGGCGGCCAGGGCCTGGGCGGAGCTGCGGCCGGTCGCCGTCGTCTCCTTCGGCGAGGTGGCCCTCACCCGCCACAGCGTCGACGTACTCAAACGCTCCGGTGCCAAGGCCGTCATAACCCTCGGCCCGCGACGGGTCGAGGGCGCGCACTCGCTCGTCATGGACCAGAGCGAGATCGGCAGCTGCGCGGTGTCGCACCTGGTCGCACGCGGCCGACGGGCCATCGGGGTCGTGATGCCCGAGGAGCCGGGTCTGGAGCTCTTCTCCGAACCGCGGCTCGAAGGCGCCCGCAGGGCGGCCGCCGTCACCGGCGCCCGCATCGAGCCGCTGCCCCTGTCGTACGACGAGGTGTCGGCCGCCGCCCTCGCCGCCCGCTGGCGGGAGCTGGAACTGGACGCGGTGTACGCGTACAACGACGAGCACGCCCAGCTCCTGATGCGCGCCCTCCAGGACGAAGACATCGATGTCCCGGGCGCTACCGCCGTCATCGGCGCGGACGATCTGCTGCTGGGCAGGCTCCTGCGCCCGCGACTGAGCACGGTGCACATCGACATGGTGACCGGCCGCCGGCTGGCCGAACTGGTCGACGGCATGGTCCGTGAGCCGGGTGAGGAGCCGGAGATCCACGACCTGATGGGCGCGAGAGCCGTGCACCGCGAATCCAGCTGACCCGGTCCGTCCTTCCGGCGTACCCGGCACACCGGCGGACCGGCGGACGACGTGCGCCCGGGGCGGCGGGTGGCTAGCGTCACGTGCATGACCAGCGATCCGCAGCGCTTCGAAATCCTGGTGGTGCCCGAGCACATCGAGGGCGACGATCATGCCTCCCTGGCCGGGGCCGCCATCCGGTCGGCCATCGTCGCGGCGACGGGTGACCGCGGTGAGTCGGGCTATCCGCGGTACGTGGGCCAGGGGGTCGAGGCCGACATCGACCCCGCCACGCGGACCGTCGAGGCCCTGCTGGTCGACGGCGCGGAGCTGGACTACGGCCTCTCGGCGCGCGTCGTCGAGCCGAAGAGCCTCTGACGGCACGACCGCGGACGACGCCGCCCGAACCGTGGCCCGCGCTGCGGGCAGCCCGCCGCCCGCGGTGATGTCGCGCAGCCGGCAGGACGTCCCGGCCGCGCGGGCCCGGACGCGACTGTGGTCCCGGCCGTCCGGCCGGGACCACAGATGAGGCCGCGCCTCGTACGGAGCAGGGCCGTGTCAGGCCTCGGCCGCGCCGTCCGCTCCCGCCGCCTTGGCCTCGGCGGCCTTGATCGACTTGCGGACCTCGTCCATGTCGAGGGCCCGCGCCTGGCCGATGACGTCCTCCAGCGCGGCCTCGGGGAGAGCGCCGGGCTGGGCGAAGACGGCGACGTTGTCGCGGACGATCATCAGCGTCGGGATGGACTGGATCTCGAACGCGGCGGCCAGCTCCTGCTGGGCCTCCGTGTCGACCTTGGCGAAGACCAGGTCGGAGTGACGCTCGGCGGCACCTTCGTACACCGGGGCGAACTGCTTGCAGGGGCCGCACCAGTCCGCCCAAAAGTCGATCAGGACGAAGTCGTTGTCGCTCACGACCTGATCGAAGTTCTCCTTGGTGAGCTCAACAGTGCTCATGACGTACTACCTCTCCCTGATGTTCGCTGGTGTGCCGTCCCGGAGGAACACCCCGGTCCGTCAGCTGCCCCACGACAACCCTGCCCGGGGCCTTGCTATTCCTGCCCCTGCCCATGTGGCCAGGACGCACACCCACGACCAGACTGGCCTTCATGACGGAAGCTGTGGAATTCGACGTCGTCGTGCTGGGCGCGGGCCCCACCGGCGAGAACGTGGTGGACCGGCTGAGGGCAGCGGGCCTGAGCACCGCGGTCGTGGAGAGTGAGCTGGCAGGCGGCGAATGCTCGTACTGGGCGTGCATGCCCAGCAAGGCGCTGTTGCGCCCCGTGACCGCCCGTGCGGAGGCGCGCCTGGTCCCGGGTCTGCGCCAGGCGGTGCAGGGGCCGCTGGACACCGAGGCCGTGCTGGCCCACCGGGACGAGAAGGCCGCACATTGGAAGGACGACGGCCAGGTCGGCTGGCTCGAATCGACGGGCGCCCGCTTCTACCGGGGCCAGGGCCGCCTCCACGGCCCCAAGAAGGTCGTGGTCGACGGTCCCGAGGGCGAGCACCATGTCTTGACCGCCCGGTACGCGGTCGCCGTGTGCACCGGCAGCCGCGCGGTTCTGCCCGATGTGCCCGGCCTGGCCGGCGCCAAGGCGTGGACCAGCCGTGAGGCGACCAGCTCCCACACCGTGCCGGGACGGCTGATCGTCGTCGGCGGGGGAGTCGTCGGGGTGGAGATGGCCACCGCCTGGCAGGCACTGGGTTCCCAGGTGACCATGCTGATCCGGAGCGTCGGACTGCTGCCCAAGATGGAAGCCTTTGTGGGCGAGCACGTCGCGGAGGCCCTCACCGAGGCCGGCGCGCAGATCCGCACGGACGTGGAGGTCGCGTCGGTCGAGCGCACCGGGGGGACGGGCCCCGTCAGGGTGGTGCTGGACAGCGGGGAGCGTATCGAGGCCGACGAGATCCTCTTCGCGACCGGACGGGCACCGCGGACCGAGGACATCGGCCTCGAGACGGTGGGCCTGGAGCCGGGTTCGTGGCTTTCGGTCGACGACACCTGCCGGGTCGAGGGGAGCGATTGGCTCTACGGCGTCGGTGACGTCAACCACCGCGCGCTGCTGACCCATCAGGGCAAGTACCAGGCGCGTATCGCCGGGGCGGCCATCGCGGCCCGGGCGAGCCAGGTGCCCCTTCTGGAGACGGACCGCTGGGGCGCGCACGTCGCCACCGCCGACGTGGCGGGCGCCCCGCAAGTCGTGTTCACCCACCCCGAAGCCGCGGCCGTCGGGCTCTCGCTCGCCGAGGCCGAGGCGGCCGGACACCGGGTGCGTGCCGTCGACTACGAGATCGGCGATGTCGCGGGCGCGGGTCTGTTCGCCGACGGCTACCGCGGCCGCGCCCGGATGGTGGTCGACCTGGACCGCGAGATCGTTCTCGGTGTCACGTTCGTCGGCCCCGGCGTGACGGAGCTGCTGCACTCGGCGACCGTCGTGGTGGTCGGAGAGGTGCCGCTCGACCGGCTGTGGCACGCGGTGCCCGCGTATCCGACGATCAGCGAGGTGTGGCTGCGGCTGATGGAGACCTACCGCGGCTGACCCTGCCCGAACTCCGCGACCGAGCTCCGTCCGCCGGTCGCGGCCGCGCGGCCCGGCGCCGGTGACCGGTCCGGGCCCCGGCACCCGCCTCAGCCCAGGAAGGAACCACCCATGTCCGTACGCCGCGTGGTGCCCGACATCCACACCGCGTCCCTCGCCGAGAGCCGGGACTTCTACGGCCTCATCGGCCTGGAAGAAGTGATGAACCTCGGCTGGGTCATGACGCTCGCGTCACCCGGCAACCCCACGGCCCAGATCTCGTTCGCCACCCACGACGAGACCGCGCCGGTCGAGGCCGACATGAGCATCGAGGTCGACGACGTGGACGCCGTGCACGCGGCGATGGTCGAGCGGGGAGCGGAGATCGTGCACGCGTTGCGGGACGAGGAGTGGGGCGTACGCCGCTTCTTCGTACGCGATCCCAACGGACGGGTGGTCAACGTGCTCAGCCACCGCAGCTGAGCCCCGCGGCC is a genomic window containing:
- a CDS encoding alpha/beta fold hydrolase, which translates into the protein MQLHTTTWGTGDRLALLVHGIMADHRTWRRVGPALAARGYRVLAVDLRGHGASGRAERYTLQDHADDLVETLPTGAEVAMGHSLGGLALSRAVRQLAPERAVYADPAWHLPDGDDGYRPDLFAQAKTLTREQIRAAGPRWDEVDVGIELETLRVWEEGTAYGLAGLAGTDLLPAEPVVPSLVMLADPSFLVPAERAELLTARGFEVRTVPGAGHTIHRDDFDGFMAALDGWV
- a CDS encoding type II toxin-antitoxin system PemK/MazF family toxin, with the translated sequence MTIFRGSSDSSDDLARPGRSGPGATTEADPAEVGPVRTSYAPDRDGDPDPGEIVWTWVPFEENDGRGKDRPVLVVAREPAGTLLAVQLSSRRHDHDREWVPIGVGPWDSAGRESWVDLDRVLRVHESGMRREACALPRPRFDAVVARLRERYGWS
- the trxA gene encoding thioredoxin; the encoded protein is MSTVELTKENFDQVVSDNDFVLIDFWADWCGPCKQFAPVYEGAAERHSDLVFAKVDTEAQQELAAAFEIQSIPTLMIVRDNVAVFAQPGALPEAALEDVIGQARALDMDEVRKSIKAAEAKAAGADGAAEA
- a CDS encoding LacI family DNA-binding transcriptional regulator, producing the protein MSQTPKQSAERPVPTSADVARLAGVSRATVSYVLNNTSAVRISEPTRRRVREAAEELGYVPHAAARSLRAGHTRMVLLPTAHVPVGPLYSQFFNELQWALRRLDYTVVQYGSLGLEGDEAARAWAELRPVAVVSFGEVALTRHSVDVLKRSGAKAVITLGPRRVEGAHSLVMDQSEIGSCAVSHLVARGRRAIGVVMPEEPGLELFSEPRLEGARRAAAVTGARIEPLPLSYDEVSAAALAARWRELELDAVYAYNDEHAQLLMRALQDEDIDVPGATAVIGADDLLLGRLLRPRLSTVHIDMVTGRRLAELVDGMVREPGEEPEIHDLMGARAVHRESS
- a CDS encoding VOC family protein; protein product: MSVRRVVPDIHTASLAESRDFYGLIGLEEVMNLGWVMTLASPGNPTAQISFATHDETAPVEADMSIEVDDVDAVHAAMVERGAEIVHALRDEEWGVRRFFVRDPNGRVVNVLSHRS
- a CDS encoding dihydrolipoyl dehydrogenase family protein, with the translated sequence MTEAVEFDVVVLGAGPTGENVVDRLRAAGLSTAVVESELAGGECSYWACMPSKALLRPVTARAEARLVPGLRQAVQGPLDTEAVLAHRDEKAAHWKDDGQVGWLESTGARFYRGQGRLHGPKKVVVDGPEGEHHVLTARYAVAVCTGSRAVLPDVPGLAGAKAWTSREATSSHTVPGRLIVVGGGVVGVEMATAWQALGSQVTMLIRSVGLLPKMEAFVGEHVAEALTEAGAQIRTDVEVASVERTGGTGPVRVVLDSGERIEADEILFATGRAPRTEDIGLETVGLEPGSWLSVDDTCRVEGSDWLYGVGDVNHRALLTHQGKYQARIAGAAIAARASQVPLLETDRWGAHVATADVAGAPQVVFTHPEAAAVGLSLAEAEAAGHRVRAVDYEIGDVAGAGLFADGYRGRARMVVDLDREIVLGVTFVGPGVTELLHSATVVVVGEVPLDRLWHAVPAYPTISEVWLRLMETYRG
- the egtA gene encoding ergothioneine biosynthesis glutamate--cysteine ligase EgtA yields the protein MHPPDPGDYGRPMDEGEAEDLLRCICFKNGPPRTVGVELEWLVHDQDRPHEPVPADRLIEAYDRVRSLHLDSLLTFEPGGQLELSSLPAASLTECIDSVAADLDAVRAVLRPAGLTLAGYGLDPWQTPRRLLHEPRYEAMEAFLDRTGPAGRAMMCTSASVQVCLDAGNEEPGPLGHGRRWQLAHLLGAVLTAAFANSPAREGHYTGWRSTRQAVWAELDAVRPLSPPLDREPRAAWTAHALDAPVMCVRAPEGPWARPEGLTFRQWLRSGGPRPPTREDLDYHLTTLFPPVRPRGHLELRMIDAQPGEDGWMVPLAVTTALFDDAEAAETVYRAVKPLAEYAGPLPAPCNPLWMSAARNGLTDPELHAAAVICFGVALEALPRIGASTAVQEAVAAFNERHVLRGRCPADDLRIPSLGKEPSS
- a CDS encoding TIGR02452 family protein; the encoded protein is MSARLRGIAKHTQEIVEIGHYFASDGRRVVIAPDLAAALEGTRMYGPESVPVTPDSDRTTVFDVTGESSTQAAQRLTAADAAPVAVLNFASARNPGGGFLNGAQAQEEALCRASALYSTLLRAPEYYAHHRADRDPFYSDRVIHSPGVPVFRDDRGQLLDAPYTAGFLTSPAPNAGVITRRTPEQAHRIPAALAARAERVLETAVATGYRRLVLGAWGCGVFRNDPGAVAGAFHALLTADGRFAGHFEHVVFAVLDRTPEGSTLEAFRRAFAGQLRP